GCTGCGCAGCTGCAGCGCACGATCGAGCGCCTGGCCCAGCAGATCATCGAACCCAACGGCGCCTCGGACAATCTGCTGCTGATCGGGATCCGCAAAGGCGGCGAGAACCTAGTCCGCCGCATCCATGCCGAGATCAAGCGCCGCACCGGCGTCGACGTCGCCATCGGATTCCTCAACATCAATCTGTACCGCGACGACGCCGCCCAGCGCGAGATGCCTGAAAGCGACATCGCGGACGACGTCGCCGGCAAAGAAGTCGTCATCGTCGACGACGTGCTCTTCACCGGCCGCACGATCCGCAGCGCGCTCGACGCGATCACCGACATGGGGCGGCCGCAAGC
This DNA window, taken from Candidatus Eremiobacteraceae bacterium, encodes the following:
- the pyrR gene encoding bifunctional pyr operon transcriptional regulator/uracil phosphoribosyltransferase PyrR; this translates as MRTTRDDTLQEKRVVLSAAQLQRTIERLAQQIIEPNGASDNLLLIGIRKGGENLVRRIHAEIKRRTGVDVAIGFLNINLYRDDAAQREMPESDIADDVAGKEVVIVDDVLFTGRTIRSALDAITDMGRPQAARLCVLVDRGLRELPIQADYCGRFVPTSRVEHIAVELHGTANDADRVVLYGPK